The sequence ACCGCGACCGGGAAGAGCAGCTGGGCCAGGGTCAGGCTCAGGTAGGCCGTGAGGGCCGCCACCGTGGGCAGGGCCAGGGAGAGGTTGCGCTCCTGCTTGCTGGCCTCGGACCAGCCGGTGAAGAGCATCAGCCCGTAGAGCGCGCCGATGAAGCCGCCGAAGGAGCTCATCCCGGCCCAGAAGGCCAGCAGCTCGAGGGGTCCCCAGCTCTCGAAGAGGGGGCCGGGCACGTAGTATAGGCGCTCGACCCAGTGCGAGAAGAGGAAGGCCCCCACCAGCACGGCGAGCACGCCGCGCCGCGGCCAGTCCTCGCCCAGGCCCTTCTTCGCGCTACGCCAGAAGACGATCCGGGAACCCAGCAGCACCCCCGTGGCCACGAGCAGGCCGAAGGGCTGGATGGGCCCCAGGTCGGGGACAGGAATCGGTCCGATGACACCCATGGCGGCGCAAACTAGCCGATAGCGGAGTCCACTGCATCCCCGCGATCGGCCGAGGCTGCTCCTACTTCCCGGTGAGCGCGAAGGCGGCGCCCTGCGGATCCCGGCAGAGGCCGATCCGGCTCCCGCCCGGCACCGGCATCGGGCCGGCGACCTTCGTGCCGCCGTGCTTCTCCACCCGGGCGAGGGCCGCGTCGAGATCCCCGACCTTGATGTAGTAGAGGAAGCCGTGGCCCATGTCGGGCATCCCGGGGCCCCGCTGGTAGAAGCCGCCGAGCTGGTGCTCGCCGACCTGGTAGAGCCGGTAGATGCCCCCCGGGCCCATGTCCATGTCCTCGGCGACGGACCAGCCGAAGAGGCCCGCGTAGAAGTCGAAGGCGGAGGCGAGCTCGTCGGTGCCGTGCTCGTGCCAGCTGAAGTCCCCGTCGCGCGCCGGATCGGGGACGCTCATCTCGTCCTTCGCCGGCTTGAAGATCGAGAGCGTCCCGCCCCGGGGATCGGCCAGGGTGGCGAAGCGCCCCACCTCGGGGATGTCGGCGGCCGGCACCAGGCAGCGCCCGCCCAGGGACTCGGCCTTCGCCACCGAGGCGTCGATGTCATCGACCTGCACGAAGCCGATCCAGTGCGGTCCGGCCTCCTGCGCCTCGGGGGGCAGCTGCATGCAGCCCCCGACCGAGGTCCCGTCGACCTTCCACAGGGCGTAGGGCATCGGCGCGCCCTGGAAGGGCTCGACCTGCCAGCCGATCACCTCGCCGTAGAAGGCCTCGGCCGCCCCGGGATCGGTGGTCATCAGCTCGTACCAGACGAAGTAACCATCCAGCTTGGCCATCTTCTCGTCTCCCCTCGTGAAGGTGGAGCCCTGAGCCTAGCCCTCCGCGTCGTGCTCTGCCACCGACCGGGAGAGGATAGACTCGGCCCTCCATGATCCCCCGCCCTCCCCTCGCCCTCCTCGCCTGCGCTTCGCTGCTCCTCGCCGGCGCCGCCGGCTGCAAGGCGCGGGCGGGCGGGAGGCCGGACGGCGGCGCCCCCGGCGACGGGGGTAACGACGGTGGCTCACCCCCCGCGCGCTGCGAGCAGTGGGGGGCCCCCGCGCTGCTGGGCACCCTCGACGTCTCGGCCGGGCTGGCCGAGCTCTCGGGCCTGGCGGTCAGCGCCACCGACCCCGACCTGCTCTGGGTCCACAACGACTCGGGCGACGCGGCGCAGCTCTACGCCCTCTCCCGCTCCGGCGCCCTGCGGGCGACCTTCCTCCTCGAGGGCGTCGTCGCCACCGACTGGGAGGATCTCGCCCGCGGCCCCTGCCCCCCGGGGCTCCCCGCGGGGGACTGCCTCTTCGTCGGCGACATCGGCGACAACCTCGCCGCCCGCGCCTCGCTAGAGCTCCACGTCCTGCCCGAGCCGGTCGTCACCGCGGGAGGCGATCCGCGCAGCCCCCGCCCGCTCACCGCCACCAGCCTGACCCTGAGCTACGGGGACGGCGCCCGGGACGCCGAGGCCCTCTTCGTCGAGGGGGGCCGCCCCTTCCTCGTGACCAAGGGCCGGGAGGGACCTCCGGCCGTCTACGCGGTGGAGGGCGAGCTCCTGGACGGCGCCTCCCGCACCCTGCGCCGCCTCTTCACCTTCGCCGACGACGATCTCGAGCCCGCCAGCCCCTGGGTGACCGCGGCGGATCTCCACGCCGCGAGCAGCCGCCTCCTCCTGCGCGGCTACGACTCGCTCCACGAGCTGGACCTGGGCGGGGCGCTCTCGGCCGCGACCCTGGGGAGCGCCGCCATCCGCCCGGTGCCCGCGGCCACCGAGCCCCAGGGGGAGGCCGTCGCCTGGGAGCCCGGCGGGGAGGGCTACCTCACCCTGAGCGAGCAGGTGGGCGAGCTCCACCGCGTCGCCTGCGCCGACTGATCCTTCAGGGATCGCGGAGCATCCGCACCGCCCAGGCGCCGAGGCCGAGGAGCAGCAGGCCGATGCCGATCCCCAGGGGGACGCGCCAGCGCTCACTCCAGGGGCCCGGGGCGGCCTCGTCCGGCCGGTGCTCGGGGTTCGCGAGGAGGGGGCCGGCCTCGAGCTCGGGCAGCGCCTGGAGGCCCTGGCGGGCGAGGACCGCCGAGAGATCGTAGCTGGGCGCCCGCGCCTCGACGTGGCCGAGGTAGAGGTGGACCGGGCCCGCCTCCCGGGCGCGGAAGACGATCTCCCGCACCCGCGCCTCACCCTCGACGCCGGTGACCGTGAGGGGCGGATCGTCACCGTCGGTGAAGATCAGGCGCAGGTGCCGGGCGTGGGTGCGCACCCGCAGGGTGAGGTGCTCGTCGCGCCCGTCCCTCCCCCCGGCGCGATAGACCAGGCCGCTGCCCAGCGGATACCAGCGCTGTCCGGTGTCGCTGGCCTCCACCCGCACCCGGCGCTCGAAGGCGGGGTCGGTGATCTCCAGGTGGAGGGCCTGGATCGGCCAGCCAGCCTCGCCCAGGTCCAGGCGCACCCAGCTCTCGTCGTGACCGTTCGCGGCCCGGCCGGTCTCCGCGATGGGCAGGGGCAGGCGCCGGGTCGGCGGCAGGGCCTCCTGCGGGCGGAAGCGGACCGTGCCCCCCTGGATGGGCAGGTAGGGCTGGCCGAAGGGGGCGAAGACCGTCACCCGCAGGTAGCGGGAGGCGGAGCGCGGATAGCCGAGCTCGGTGCGGTCCACCCGGTGCGTGCCGTGAGCGCTGCGCACGACGACCCCGCCGCCGAGGGTCGCCCAGGCCTCCCGGTCGTCGGAGACCTCGATGCGGGCGCGGCGCAGGAAGTCGTCGCCGGCGATCTCGAGGTGCAGCTCGTTGTGGCGCAGCTCGCCCTCGCCGAGATCGAAGGTGACGCGGCTGCTGCCGTCGGGGAGCTGCACCGGATCGAGGACCTCGAGCTGCAGCTCGTTCGAGGGGCGGCCCTGCGGCCGATCCCGCAGCACCCAGGGCAGCTCCCGGCCCGCCGCGTCGGCGAGGCGCAGGTCGGGCAGCTCCGGCCCCCGCTCGCTGGCCCGGTAGAGCTCGGGGGTGGCGGCCAGGGCCTGCAGCCCCGGCGCGGCGACCTCGACCGTGGCCCGGTGGAGGTAGGGCCGCGGGTCGAGGCGCTCGCCCTGGGCCTGGGCCCGGGCGGCGCCGGGCAGCAGCAGACCGAGGAGGAGGGCCGCGGCGCCCACCTTGAAGTAGCCCACCAGCCGCTTGCCGAAGCGCGCGTAGAGGAAGCCGGCCCCCAGGAGGAGGAAGCCCACGGAGACCAGGATCACCACCTGGTAGAGGCGCGGCAGGGACCAGATGTCCCAGAGCCCGAGCTTCGCGAGGGTCACGCCGAGGGTGACCAGGCCCAGCCAGCGCGCGAGCACGCTGCGCAGGCTGAAGCCCAGGGTGAGCACCGCCGCGCCGAAGACGCCGAAGGTCAGGGTGACGGCCATCGCGCGCAGGTTCTCCTGGCTGGCGAGGGCCTGATGGTACTCGCCCCAGAAGTCCTGGAACTCGGTCGCCGAGCCCACCGAGAGCCCCAGCTCCGGGTAGGTCGTGACCAGCTCCCGCACGTCGATCACGAAGAGGGTGAGCAGGAGCAGGTAGGCCAGCGTGCCGAAGACCGCGGCGACGATCTGCGCGCCCTTCAGGTCCGCGGCCCGATCGAGGAAGCGCCCCGAGACGAGGAAGGCCGCCGCGACCCCGAAGAGGGCCAGCGCCCGCGCGTTCCAGAAGGGCGTGGCGTGGAGCGCGCCCTCCGCGCCCTTCGACCAGAGGTAGGCGTCGCGGGCCTGCTCGATCACCCAGAGGTCGATCGTGAGCACCCGCATCAGGACCAGGGCGAAGAGGCCCACCGCCGCCCACATCCAGGCCGCCCTCCCCTCCCGGGCCGCGATCACCGCGGTGGCCGCGGCCATGATCGTCCAGGAGAGGGTGAGGGTGACGCCGGCGAAGGCGAGCCCCACGGCGAGGGTGAGCAGGGAGAGGCCGCCGCCGAGGAGCACCGTCACCGGCGTGCGCGCCGAGGGGTGGCGCTGCAGGGCCAGCACCCCCACCGCGAAGAGGGCGAGGCCCGCCCCGGCCGAGCAGAGCGCCGAGAAGCCGCTCGCCTCGAAGCCCACGTGGATCAGCACGACGCCGACGAAGCCGACCGGGCCGCCGAGCCCGGCCAGGGTCAGGGCGATGGGCGTCTCGCTCCCCTCGCGCAGGAGCCGCCGCGCGGCGACGCCCAGGTAGGTCAGGCCCCAGAGCCCGGCGAGGAGGAGGAAGACCAGGTTGCGATCGAGGAGCTCGCCGGCCTCGTCGTAGCGACCCTGGGGCGCCACCACGGCCAGCGCGAGGATGGTCAACACCACGCCGAGGGCGGCGATCCAGGGCTTGTCGGTGAGCATGCCCAGCGCCGCGAAGCCCGCCGAGAGCAGGAGCATGGTCAGCGCCAGGAGCTCGACGTGGTCGGGGATCAACCAGACCGAGGCCAGGATCACGCCCAGCACCAGGGTCGTGGCCAGCAGGCCCGCCGAGAGGAGCGAGGACTGCTCCTTGCCCCGCGGGAGGCCGTTGCGCAGGAACAGGGCCGCGTAGATCGAGAGCCAGGCGGCCACCGCGATCAGCGAGGGCACCGGCGCCTCCCGGGCCGGCTCGCTGCCCACCAGCAGCACCAGGAAGGAGAGGAGGAGCGGCAGGGCGAGCAGGGGCGTCTGCTGCTCGTCGCGCAGGAGCAGGCCCGCCGCCACCGCGCAGGTGATCATCGCCAGGGCCAGCACCACCGGCGAGTCGTGCAGCAGCGCGCCGAAGGCCACCGGCGCGAAGGCGAGCACGAAGGCCAGCACCCCGTTGGGGGAGACCTTGCTCCACTCGCTCGCCCGCGCCCGCAGCCCCGAGTAGACCCACAGCGCCGAGAAGAGCACCACCGCCGTCAGCGGCACCGCCCGGGCGGAGAGGGCGAAGTAGGCCCCGGCGCTGTCGTCGATCAGGTTGCCGGAGAGGGCGTCGGCCCAGGGCGCGGTGACGTCGAAGAACTTCGCGTACCAGCCGATGCCGATGACCACCACGCCGGCCTTCGGCAGCCAGACGCCCACGATCGAGCGCAGCCGGTGCGCCACCCAGAGCACCCCGGCGGTCACCAGCAGCAGGTAGGCGAAGAGCTCCAGCGGCCGGTCCTTCCCGGTGGAGAGGAGGATCGGGTTGGCCAGCGCGGCCAGGAGCCCCATCACCAGGATCAGCTGCGAGCGGTGCCGCAGGGCCAGCGCCCCGGCCAGGAGCGCCACCACCACCAGCGCCAGGAAGGTCAGGGGCATCGGCAGCAGGCCGTAGAAGCCGTAGGCCGCGAAGGTCGCCACGTAGAGCAGGGAGAGCCCCACCCCCAGCAGGCCGGTGAAGTAGGCCAGGTGCAGGCGCGGCTTCATCCACTCGGCGAAGGCCAGCAGGCCCGCGCCGATGCCCATGCCGATGGCCACCCGGCCCCAGGGACCGATCCACTCGTTCTCGACCGCCAGCTTGAAGCCCCAGGCCGCGCCGAGCACCAGCAGCCCCGCGCCGATCCGCGTCAACCAGACCAGCGCGATCTTCTCCTCGAGGGAGGTCTTCGG is a genomic window of Deltaproteobacteria bacterium containing:
- a CDS encoding DUF2339 domain-containing protein; amino-acid sequence: MEETLIVLAVLLFLAIWLAGNILGLIAIIKMGGLRRRLEKMEKELALALRGGLAPSAAGGVPVAAVPVRAERRAREQAAEYRLQQEEKEPAREEEAGADLPADGEEAAHAHEHAHAHGFSGEDEGEAAEAEAEAEGAVPEVSGGDEGEAERVRERVRVREDVEEESVPPLAASEAVADEAPEAPKTSLEEKIALVWLTRIGAGLLVLGAAWGFKLAVENEWIGPWGRVAIGMGIGAGLLAFAEWMKPRLHLAYFTGLLGVGLSLLYVATFAAYGFYGLLPMPLTFLALVVVALLAGALALRHRSQLILVMGLLAALANPILLSTGKDRPLELFAYLLLVTAGVLWVAHRLRSIVGVWLPKAGVVVIGIGWYAKFFDVTAPWADALSGNLIDDSAGAYFALSARAVPLTAVVLFSALWVYSGLRARASEWSKVSPNGVLAFVLAFAPVAFGALLHDSPVVLALAMITCAVAAGLLLRDEQQTPLLALPLLLSFLVLLVGSEPAREAPVPSLIAVAAWLSIYAALFLRNGLPRGKEQSSLLSAGLLATTLVLGVILASVWLIPDHVELLALTMLLLSAGFAALGMLTDKPWIAALGVVLTILALAVVAPQGRYDEAGELLDRNLVFLLLAGLWGLTYLGVAARRLLREGSETPIALTLAGLGGPVGFVGVVLIHVGFEASGFSALCSAGAGLALFAVGVLALQRHPSARTPVTVLLGGGLSLLTLAVGLAFAGVTLTLSWTIMAAATAVIAAREGRAAWMWAAVGLFALVLMRVLTIDLWVIEQARDAYLWSKGAEGALHATPFWNARALALFGVAAAFLVSGRFLDRAADLKGAQIVAAVFGTLAYLLLLTLFVIDVRELVTTYPELGLSVGSATEFQDFWGEYHQALASQENLRAMAVTLTFGVFGAAVLTLGFSLRSVLARWLGLVTLGVTLAKLGLWDIWSLPRLYQVVILVSVGFLLLGAGFLYARFGKRLVGYFKVGAAALLLGLLLPGAARAQAQGERLDPRPYLHRATVEVAAPGLQALAATPELYRASERGPELPDLRLADAAGRELPWVLRDRPQGRPSNELQLEVLDPVQLPDGSSRVTFDLGEGELRHNELHLEIAGDDFLRRARIEVSDDREAWATLGGGVVVRSAHGTHRVDRTELGYPRSASRYLRVTVFAPFGQPYLPIQGGTVRFRPQEALPPTRRLPLPIAETGRAANGHDESWVRLDLGEAGWPIQALHLEITDPAFERRVRVEASDTGQRWYPLGSGLVYRAGGRDGRDEHLTLRVRTHARHLRLIFTDGDDPPLTVTGVEGEARVREIVFRAREAGPVHLYLGHVEARAPSYDLSAVLARQGLQALPELEAGPLLANPEHRPDEAAPGPWSERWRVPLGIGIGLLLLGLGAWAVRMLRDP
- a CDS encoding VOC family protein, which encodes MAKLDGYFVWYELMTTDPGAAEAFYGEVIGWQVEPFQGAPMPYALWKVDGTSVGGCMQLPPEAQEAGPHWIGFVQVDDIDASVAKAESLGGRCLVPAADIPEVGRFATLADPRGGTLSIFKPAKDEMSVPDPARDGDFSWHEHGTDELASAFDFYAGLFGWSVAEDMDMGPGGIYRLYQVGEHQLGGFYQRGPGMPDMGHGFLYYIKVGDLDAALARVEKHGGTKVAGPMPVPGGSRIGLCRDPQGAAFALTGK